In Neisseria animalis, a single window of DNA contains:
- a CDS encoding hemerythrin domain-containing protein, producing the protein MKPLKRHSALIELSREHHHSLALCLRILRAPSESHQAEIEPHAAELAVHFQEEEQQFAPYWAHIDPALRERFENDHAKLRGMMAEPRYTDEAWNTDFATTLREHARFEERELFPAVEPYLPEASA; encoded by the coding sequence ATGAAACCGCTCAAACGTCATTCCGCCCTGATTGAATTATCGCGCGAACACCATCATTCGCTGGCTCTGTGCCTGCGGATTCTGCGTGCGCCGTCCGAAAGCCATCAGGCGGAAATCGAGCCGCATGCTGCCGAGCTGGCGGTGCATTTCCAAGAAGAGGAGCAGCAGTTTGCGCCGTATTGGGCTCATATCGATCCTGCCTTGCGCGAGCGGTTTGAAAACGATCATGCCAAACTGCGCGGCATGATGGCCGAGCCGCGCTATACCGATGAAGCGTGGAATACTGATTTTGCCACCACTTTGCGCGAACACGCCCGCTTTGAAGAGCGCGAGCTGTTCCCCGCCGTCGAGCCGTATCTGCCCGAAGCGTCTGCATAG